The sequence TAATTATATGAAAGTATTTCTCAAGGCAAATCCACTTGTATCATTTGCATGTGTTGAATTCTAGCAATTTTGTGCATATTAATTGTGAAATTTTTTAAAGTTGACTATATGTATTTAAAAGATATATATTCAAGAACGGAGGTAATACCGACTTTCATCAGTGTCCTATAACAAACATCACTTTTTTCAGTATCATGCAGCTCCATAGGAAGTGGTGATGTCCTGTAGTAAAATTTGCCTTCTAATTTTTGCTCGCAGGTTGCAAACGACCCCACAAGTCAGCGGGATGAACACATGGGTCGGTAGGTTGTAGATTGGATGGTGGATGGTGGTGTGGTGGATTGACAGAGATctacttttcttttttaccctaagggcatgtttggacGTAAGGGGAGGAAAACCTAGGGGAAAAAAATCCTCAAGGGAGATTTAGAATGCACTTCATTTCCCTGGGAGAATCCCTATCATTCCCTGCCAGTGTTTGGCAGCAGAAGGGATAAAAATCCCGGGAAACAAAAATTGGtttgaaaaaataagaaaaaattaatGAAAATTCAGGAAAAATAGTAATATGAGACACTCATTGCAAGATcgttaaaaatttaaaatctgCACTAATGTTATAGGACCATACGTACATTCAAAATATTGTTCTCTCTATCTATAAATACTTCCAGAAAAGAGTAACTAAAATCTgcaccaaaattcaaatgaggTTCTCTCCATCCCTACATCATCATAGATTATTGAGATCAAATCAGACATGAGTTGAATTCATACAAAAGTTGAACTATATCACGAATAACATCCAGGCAAtatagcatccacacatgaGCACGTCATAGATAATTCTCGTCAGGGAACATGAGTCAGTTCATATTTCAAGTATCTAGATTCCGGAAGTTCAAGCATTCACCATATGCAGATCCAGCCACATTCTACTTCTCTTCTGCTCCATTTGTCAAGATAAAACAACCTAAAAATCGAGCAATAGAAATTATACGAGGAAGCAGGAGCCATCACTAGGAAAAAATCACCTTGCAACAAAACATTCAGGAATTAACTTCGTCATACTATACAAGTGTACAACCTTACAAAATAACCATCATGTCATacatgattatcatcaatgtgCTTACAATTTACAATAACAAGAATCACTTTGATCATCATTCTTGCTATCATATACTGCCAAGTTCGTAATAAAATAAAACTTCATTAAGAGAAATACAAGGACAAAACTGGAAAGCTGAAAAATAATGTGTATTACATAGAACAATATATCATACACTGATCTTATTTTCAACCCACCATGGTATGATCCAAAGCAACATATCTCTTTAAGATATTCCCACACATTGACAATCAGAAAATCTTATATCAAAACCAAAACAACTTTAAACTCTACCCCTCAAGAATGTATTAGCTAGTGTACACATATCATAATGTTAATTAGTATAATGAGCAAAATATTTatcatataataaataatagaaTAACTAATTGCaacatattttttccttttttccttacAAAGTTAAGAACGCATACGATGGAATCATCGAGGGCCTATGATCTTTCCATATCTGGTCACTATCTTAAATTTCTAGCAAACAATGCTGCAATGAACATGAGTATATGGACCAATATTACTAGGATATTCCAGCAACCAATTTATAACATGTATACGAAGGTGCTCTTCATACAATGGAAATCATGGGAGCATGCGAACCAATAATTTTTAGGAATAAAATTTGTATGCATGCATCGTGTGAAACACCTGATCAAGAATCATAATTTCAAGTGCCAAATGAAATATAAAACTCTGGAACCTAATGATCTAGTTATATGAGCAGATGCGAAGCAAGTGAACGTGCATAGAAAATTTTATACAGGAAGAAAAAATATCAGCACAATAAAATCACCTCCGATGCATGCAGCCTCCGACCTTGTTATAGCTATGGAATCTCTTGAGTTCCTCGTATATGCCATGTGCTCCCCTTCCCCAGCAAGATATatgagaaaaagaataaaaaagtgTGAAAGAGGAACcctagagagagggagagggggagagtACTCATGTCGTCGCTGGAGAAAAAAAAGTGTGAAACGTTCCGACGTGAGCTGTGGTGGATTTCTCCCCCGTGAAAAGTTCATGAATTCAGATTGCGAAATCCGTGAAAATAGAGCAACCAAATGCTCTGGCCATCTGGCCTGAAAAGCTCACCGCATGGACCTCTGCCCAGGGAAAGgttccccttcctcctccccttcccctcACAGCACGGGAAATCTGATCGGATTCCACCTCCCCAACAAACCAATCAACCATCTCCGTGACTCCCTCTGTCCGCACTTGATCGATATCTTGGTTGTTAGATCCGTCCAAACAAAACGAATCAGAAGCTCGGAGGCGCAGATGAGAAGAGATTCCTAGGCAGCCATGGACCGAGTCTTCTTGTTCCGCGACTCCCTCCGTCCGCCTACCCACCGTGGCGACGGCTCTGATCTGGCGAACGGCACATGGCCGAGCTGGGTACTCCTCGACTTCACCGCCTACGTCCTCGACCGGCGCAACTCCACCACCGCAACCTGCAAATTCAGGGGCGACAAGGAGCTCCAGGTCACCTTCTTCCCCGCCCACCCGCCGCGCGTCTCCTACTTCTGCGTCTACTGCTCCGGCTTGAAACCCAGCGACTACCCCATTGAGCCCACGGTCATCGCCACGGAGGCCAACCTTGTCCTCCTCCGCATCGCCGTCGGCGCTAGACACGAACTTTGGTGCCCCAGAGTGCACGACTACTTCATCTACAGTGCCGACGGGGGTGGCCCCGATGGGGGGCCGTTGCTCGAGCAGCTTCCGCACCCCAGCCCTTACTTCTTTCGTGACGAACAGATTGGCCTCCTCAGCTACGACACGGGCGGCTACACCGTCGTCGCACTCCGTGACGACTCATCTGAACTCTACCGTAAAGGCTCGCCCGCCGCACTGGATCAGTACGACGTCTGCATCCTCCACTCCAAGGACAAGGTTTGGACCATCAAGGCCGTGGACGTGCCGCGGGAACAACTGCAGCAACGCAGCGACGGCTTTCGCCATGATACCTCCAAGGTGATCACCATAGGAGGAGAACATGGCACCATGGCCTTTGTCGACCTTTGGCGTGGCATCCTGTGGTATGATGTGCTCAGCGGCGACGCCTTGCTTCGCTACACCCTGCTACCAGAGATCAGCCCCGGCAGTAGGAGGGAGTACAGTGTCAATCCATTGTTTACTCGGGACATTGCCTTCGTCGAAGGCCACATCAAGTATGTCGAGATGCCGATGAATGTCAAGACGAGCACAAGCTGCGTTGCTTCGAAGGCTGCCACATGGAGCATGCCGGCAACAACTTCTTGTCAGGAGGATACTTGGCTCCTTGAAGGCAACATTGAAGTTTCTAAGATCCGTGATGACGAAAACCTACTGTGTTCTGAATTGCTGCGAATGTGGAAGTACGACGAAGGGAAACCTAAGCCAACCATGGAGAGTCTCCACACAGGCCACCCCACACTCAGCTTGCGCAACAATGGTATTGTCTACTTCATGACTAAGGTTGCGTCCATGGACAGTAAGGCATGCGTGATTGCTGTTGACATGAGTGAGGGGACGATACAAGGAGTGGCTAGGTTTGGCGCAGAAAGAACCGGTGGCATAAGTTTCACCTACATGCACAGTAGGTTCTCCAAGTATCTAAAGATGCCTCCAGGTAATTATATTAACTGTATGTTGTGTGACTAATACAAATGTTCTTTTGATTATTGTACTATCAAAAGTAGCAAACCTCCAAATGATTAGATTCAGATGGTAAATTGATACATAGGAGCTGAATGGTAACATGTACTTGATAGGTGAAATCCATCATCTATACGAGGattgggggagggggggggcaTATCTGATCAACTATGTTTAGCATAATAAAACATTTACCTTTTTCATGTAAAAAGTCAAGCAATGGTTCCGGGGTTCATTTTAGAGTGCTGTAGAACATTATTTTACTTCTGCTATAGCACAAGATCAGGACCCAAAAGTCTGAGGTTTAGTAGGTAGACACTTGACATAGCTGACTATTTAAGACTTCGGTACACTGGTAGAGTCTGGATAAAAGACGAATAAAACATGAAATATATGATCAACACCCAGTTGGAGA is a genomic window of Phragmites australis chromosome 24, lpPhrAust1.1, whole genome shotgun sequence containing:
- the LOC133906889 gene encoding uncharacterized protein LOC133906889, yielding MDRVFLFRDSLRPPTHRGDGSDLANGTWPSWVLLDFTAYVLDRRNSTTATCKFRGDKELQVTFFPAHPPRVSYFCVYCSGLKPSDYPIEPTVIATEANLVLLRIAVGARHELWCPRVHDYFIYSADGGGPDGGPLLEQLPHPSPYFFRDEQIGLLSYDTGGYTVVALRDDSSELYRKGSPAALDQYDVCILHSKDKVWTIKAVDVPREQLQQRSDGFRHDTSKVITIGGEHGTMAFVDLWRGILWYDVLSGDALLRYTLLPEISPGSRREYSVNPLFTRDIAFVEGHIKYVEMPMNVKTSTSCVASKAATWSMPATTSCQEDTWLLEGNIEVSKIRDDENLLCSELLRMWKYDEGKPKPTMESLHTGHPTLSLRNNGIVYFMTKVASMDSKACVIAVDMSEGTIQGVARFGAERTGGISFTYMHSRFSKYLKMPPGTKGASSKSKKKGRKFTVIALPSRRCQVLRF